TCACATCATCCACCGCAAACACGGATTCCTTCAGACGCGTCATGTAATACGTGCGCAGATTGCGTACTTTCAGTATACTCATGATTCGTCAGCTCCTTATCTTGGGATTGAAGATTTCGTCCATGCCCGTGTTCATCATCGTCAGCGCGAAGATGACCAGCGCAATCACCATTGCCGTCGGCACGAACGCCCACCATGCTCCCGAAGTCGGCGCCTCAAACTGCTGCGCCCAGTTCATCATCGTTCCCAGCGAAATCGTGTTGTAGGGCCCAAGGCCTAACATCGAAATCGTGGCCTCGTTCAGTATACCCGAAGAAATCTGACGAATGAACGCCATCATTACGTACGACGCTACATACGGCAAAATGTGCTGCACGATGATCCGCATCGTGCTGTAGCCCGTGATCCTCGCGATGTTCACGTGATCACGCACTCTCAGCGACGCCGTCTGCGCACGCACCGAACGGCAGGTCCACGGCCACGACGTTAGTCCTATGACCAGCGCCGTTACGTAGTACGATCGTGTCGTCACACTCACCGATATCAATATCAGGATAACGATCGAGGGGATAACCGTAAACATGTTCGTGATCGTCTGGATGATATCGTCTATGATACCTCCCACATAGCCCGACCACAGGCCCAGCGTCAAACCGATCGCCGTTGCGATTAGACCGGCCAGTACGCCCACCCACAGCGACGTCTTCGTTCCATACATCAACTCCAGGAACAGGTCACGCCCGAAGTTGTCCGTGCCCAGCACCAGATTGAACTTCTCAAACGTGGCGTCCGCTCCCTGGCCCACCTGCTTCATACCTTCCGTTCCCGGTGCATCATAGATCGTTCCCACCATCTCATACGGATCGGACGTATTCACCAGCGGCACAATGAAGATGACGAGCAGGATGATGACCAGCGTTATCAAGCCAAACATGAACTTTGGCGATCTCACCAATGTCTTTAATGAGTTTTTCATCCGTTAGCCCTCCCCCAACTGCGATGCCTTGATTCGAGGATCGATCAAGCCATAGATTACTTCCAGTACGAAGTTCGCGATCAGAACGCCGATCGTGATCAGCAGCGTACATCCCGATATCAGCGGATAATCCAGGCCGCTGATGCCCTTGAACATGTACGTTCCAATGCCGGGATAGCTGAATACGATCTCCGTCACAAGCGCTCCGCCGACCATCGTGCCCAGCGACACCGCCAAGCCCGTTACCTGCGGCAGCACCGCGTTACGGAACACATACCGCACAATCTTGCGCTCCTTCACGCCCATCAGCTTCGAATACAGCACATAGTCCGCATTCAGCTCGTAAATC
The window above is part of the Gehongia tenuis genome. Proteins encoded here:
- a CDS encoding ABC transporter permease, with the translated sequence MKNSLKTLVRSPKFMFGLITLVIILLVIFIVPLVNTSDPYEMVGTIYDAPGTEGMKQVGQGADATFEKFNLVLGTDNFGRDLFLELMYGTKTSLWVGVLAGLIATAIGLTLGLWSGYVGGIIDDIIQTITNMFTVIPSIVILILISVSVTTRSYYVTALVIGLTSWPWTCRSVRAQTASLRVRDHVNIARITGYSTMRIIVQHILPYVASYVMMAFIRQISSGILNEATISMLGLGPYNTISLGTMMNWAQQFEAPTSGAWWAFVPTAMVIALVIFALTMMNTGMDEIFNPKIRS